A window from Desulfotignum phosphitoxidans DSM 13687 encodes these proteins:
- a CDS encoding LbetaH domain-containing protein encodes MIYRNHAGDKPVVHPTATIHPSAVVIGNVQIGEKVFVGPNAVIRADEPCPEGKVEAIVIESEVNIQDGVIIHALGGSPVHIGNGVSLAHGAVIHGPCHVGNNCFVGFKSVVFNARIGEGVVIQHQALVEGVEIPDRTHVPSMAGVLTEADVHALKPVTAELSAFAEKVRKTNVFLAEVA; translated from the coding sequence ATGATCTATCGAAATCATGCAGGAGACAAACCCGTCGTACATCCCACCGCAACGATTCATCCATCGGCCGTGGTGATCGGCAATGTACAGATCGGCGAGAAGGTGTTTGTGGGACCCAATGCCGTGATCCGTGCGGACGAACCCTGTCCGGAAGGAAAAGTGGAAGCTATTGTCATCGAATCCGAGGTCAATATTCAGGACGGGGTGATCATTCATGCGTTGGGCGGATCGCCGGTTCACATTGGAAACGGGGTCTCCCTGGCCCATGGCGCGGTCATCCACGGCCCGTGTCATGTGGGAAACAACTGTTTTGTCGGTTTTAAAAGCGTGGTTTTCAACGCCCGCATCGGTGAAGGGGTCGTGATCCAGCACCAGGCCCTGGTGGAAGGGGTCGAGATCCCGGACCGCACGCATGTACCGTCCATGGCCGGCGTACTGACAGAAGCGGATGTGCATGCCCTCAAGCCGGTCACTGCCGAACTGTCCGCGTTTGCCGAAAAGGTTCGAAAAACAAATGTATTTCTGGCGGAGGTGGCCTGA
- a CDS encoding DUF2294 domain-containing protein, with protein MTEKTKGQIEAEISEAVIKFEKEFMGRGPLETKSYIIDDMVLVRLKNVLTQAELKLADIHEHKDGRELVKRIRIALLEQGRPLLEKAVEKILRIKVKSLHTDISTVTGERIILFTLVSAPGIYLDKN; from the coding sequence ATGACGGAAAAAACCAAGGGTCAAATAGAGGCTGAAATTAGTGAGGCGGTCATAAAATTCGAAAAAGAATTCATGGGGCGGGGACCTTTGGAAACAAAGTCTTACATCATTGATGACATGGTGCTGGTCCGGCTCAAGAACGTACTCACCCAGGCGGAGCTGAAGCTTGCGGACATACATGAACACAAGGATGGCAGAGAACTGGTGAAACGAATCCGGATAGCGCTGCTGGAACAGGGCAGGCCCCTGCTTGAAAAAGCGGTGGAAAAAATTTTGCGAATCAAGGTAAAAAGCCTGCACACGGACATCAGTACAGTTACCGGTGAAAGAATCATTCTTTTCACCCTGGTCTCTGCCCCCGGAATTTATCTGGACAAAAATTGA
- a CDS encoding beta/alpha barrel domain-containing protein, whose amino-acid sequence MKTLDLPERITIHDTTVREGFQREERLIPTDAKLWVVRQLVKAGFKKIEVTNFANPSRLPQFADAEELLKQIRTHRALIPLLADVEISAVTINQKAVDRALAAHRQGAGPDRILLVISVSDAYQQANTGMTIHEYWKMAENCLQAAKSSGIRVCGVINGIWGCPKSGRTDMQKAVDFTRRWLEMGADEIEHADHDGSATPDRIYAYFSAILDAIPDPETHMAHFHSTRGWGMANVLSAMQAGITHFESTLGGIGGQPANFVDGVPVAGTGDYYHKDPGLSGLVSTEDLAVMLDEMTIGTGLDLDTVISTGGMVERIVGRRLRSECLHSGRIVKKESALQDRF is encoded by the coding sequence ATGAAAACACTTGATTTGCCAGAGCGGATAACGATTCATGACACCACGGTCCGGGAAGGGTTTCAAAGAGAGGAGCGGCTGATTCCCACAGATGCCAAACTGTGGGTGGTCCGGCAGCTTGTCAAGGCGGGATTCAAAAAGATTGAGGTCACCAATTTTGCCAATCCGTCCCGGCTGCCCCAGTTTGCCGATGCGGAAGAACTGCTGAAGCAGATCCGGACCCACCGGGCACTTATCCCTCTTCTGGCGGATGTTGAAATTTCAGCGGTCACCATCAACCAGAAGGCCGTGGACCGAGCCCTGGCGGCCCACCGGCAGGGGGCCGGCCCGGACAGAATCCTTCTGGTCATCTCTGTGAGTGATGCCTATCAACAGGCCAATACCGGCATGACCATCCATGAATACTGGAAAATGGCGGAAAACTGTCTCCAGGCCGCCAAATCATCCGGCATCCGGGTGTGTGGTGTCATCAATGGGATCTGGGGATGCCCGAAATCCGGCAGGACCGATATGCAGAAGGCGGTGGACTTTACCCGGCGCTGGCTGGAGATGGGGGCCGACGAAATCGAACATGCGGATCATGACGGGTCGGCCACACCGGACCGGATTTATGCCTATTTTTCTGCCATCCTGGATGCGATACCGGATCCGGAAACGCATATGGCCCATTTCCATTCGACCCGGGGGTGGGGCATGGCCAACGTACTGTCCGCCATGCAGGCAGGCATCACCCATTTTGAATCGACCCTGGGAGGCATCGGCGGGCAGCCGGCCAACTTTGTCGACGGCGTTCCCGTGGCCGGCACCGGTGACTATTACCACAAAGACCCGGGTCTGTCCGGACTGGTATCCACGGAAGACCTGGCCGTGATGCTGGATGAAATGACCATCGGAACGGGATTGGATCTGGACACAGTGATTTCCACCGGCGGCATGGTGGAACGGATCGTGGGCCGGCGACTCCGGTCTGAATGCCTTCATTCAGGCAGAATTGTAAAAAAAGAAAGTGCTCTCCAAGACCGCTTTTAA